ATTTTTCTAGTACGTCACGGTGAAACAGAATGGAATGTAGCAAAACGTTTGCAAGGACAGATGGATCTCCCACTCAATGAAAACGGGGTTGCCCAGGCAAAGCAATTAGGAGCGTATTTTCAAGATAAACAAATCCGTTTTGATCACGTCTATTCGAGTGACTTGAAGCGTGCTTATCAAACAGCAACCGCGGTCACTGAGACGTTGTCTATTGATGCCATTATTCCATATGTCGCTCTTCGCGAACGTTATTATGGAGAGCTAGAAGGCAAACTGATTGACGAGATCATGACCTTTTTGCCTCAGTACAGCATCAACTTTGGCGAGCCCATGTCGCATGGCATGGAGTCGCTTGAAGACATGCAGGATCGTATGGAGAAGACGTTGACAAAGATAGCGATAGAAACAGATGGATCTCCAACCTTGGTGGTTTCACATGGAGGGGCAATTAATGCCTTTTTGCACCGAATTACAAATGGAGAGAGAGGGACAGGAAAAGGCAAGCTCGCCAACGCCTCTTTCACTAAGCTTGATTGGAAAGACAACACCTTTTCCATTGTCGCATACAATGAGCATCTCCATGAAGCGCCTACAGTGTACCAGGAATAGGAGTTAAACGCTGGTCTCGTGCAGGAGCAAGATCAAGAGAGAAAAGCGAGCCCTCACCGGTTCAAAGCGAGCCGAAAAGTTCAAAGAGTGAGCCCCAATTGCAAGAAAGCGAGCCCCAATCAAGTGGAAGCGAGCCTAAGTAGAAAAAGCGAGCCCTCA
This genomic stretch from Aureibacillus halotolerans harbors:
- a CDS encoding histidine phosphatase family protein, with amino-acid sequence MIFLVRHGETEWNVAKRLQGQMDLPLNENGVAQAKQLGAYFQDKQIRFDHVYSSDLKRAYQTATAVTETLSIDAIIPYVALRERYYGELEGKLIDEIMTFLPQYSINFGEPMSHGMESLEDMQDRMEKTLTKIAIETDGSPTLVVSHGGAINAFLHRITNGERGTGKGKLANASFTKLDWKDNTFSIVAYNEHLHEAPTVYQE